The DNA sequence AATGTCTAACCCTGGCAGAGGTGATGAATCAGCCTTAACATTGTTATGGAGGctgtatttttttatgctgttttattgctttatattttatattttgtttgatACAAAGGACTTTCTAATTAGTTGGTGTGGTAAAACCTAGATGGATTAAACAACTGTTATTAAAACGTAACACAAATCAAGGAAATGAGGACTGTTGTGTTGACTAGTCTTAGCTAAGAGTGGCTAAAGTGGAAACTGGCCGTACTTTTTAATTCTAATGGTGAATGAACATATCCATGCTCAGTGTACAtgcattatttattttctgtttttgttttttttttatcatttctttATACATTTGCAACTCGAGCCATTAGACTTTAGCATGGTTAGCTAACTTGTGTCTGCACACACGTTCACTAATGGGCCCCGAGTCCAGACTGACTGAAACCCTCGCGACTATCGCACTGTATAATTCACCGGCAACACATAACATTTAACTGAATAACTATTTACCTGCAAGAATGAAAGCTCCCACACATGAGATGAAGCCCGACAGAAAGCTATTGAAGGGGAAGGTGCCAACGAGGAGACAGTAGAGGAACTGCAGCGCTCCTGTCAACAAGATGTACAGCAGATACGCATCCACCACTTTGAGCTTGTTGGGCGTCGTGGAGCTGTACTCCTCTAGGAACCGAGAAATAACAGATATGACTGAGTTCGACATGTTTTAGCCGTCTTATTTGTACAAAATGGGGTCAATGAGCGAGGTTTGCACGGCTCCTCTTCCTCAAACGAATGAGTGACGTGTCCTCATTAACCGGAAGCAGCCTTGGTGTTACAACGAATATATTCCGAGTCGCTCGGAGAGAATGGAAAAATGGCCCGTTGTGGAAAGAATGATGCTTGGCGCCTCCCACTGTACATCAGAGATGGGTAGAAATAACTAAGAGCATTCACTCCGCTAGTATTCTGAGATACGGCTGCATCAACTGCATTCTCAACTCATCAAAGTTTTGTTGGTACTAGAGGAGCCCCAGTGCCCTATGGACTAATTTAAATCCCGAAAGATTATTTTACAAAATCCGACGTGACTttgggactgttctttactctTCTAAGGGGTGGGCggatgttatttttgtttgttgttgttgttttaacccTCCCTGAAGCAACAAATGTTTTTCGTTGTTTCGTTGTTGTAaattatatttgattttttaaaacacacccTGTGATGTTTCATAGTTAAAAGTTTAATGTTGAAGATGCTATCCTAGAGTTACATGCTGGTAAATTGATGCAAACAGTTCATTTTTGGGCTGATAAATTAATGAGAtatagaataaagtgattttgatgacatattactattttaagctttttttccaaGACAAAAGCCTTAGTGCATATGATGTGTCCGAGGACTGTCGGATATTTGGAAACTCAATgatacttttttgttttcacaatttcTAGCAATGATggtattttcattaaaaaaaaacaacaacaaaaactgcgataagataaatacaaaatgcaacatttacatttgtatgcCCCTTCCCAAagccaaaacataaaacataagtccctccccagtgctcaaaaaattatttgacatgcctcctcCACTTTGCACCACTCCCTCCCCATAGATAAGTAACGAACAGATCCTAAGGCTGATTCACACAAAGGCAAATTAGCAGCagcaatacaataaaataatacttGTAATATTATAATACTTACTCATAATACTGGCCCATTTGGATGTTTGTGGCTAATAAACATTGTAAATTGATCACTTTGATAAACCACACAGGGTGTACATTAgtttttttattgactgtgAACGAGTTAGAGGAGCAGTTACGAGTGACGCATCTTCGTGATAGACCATCTTTGTGGTTGGTCAGCTGATCCTTGGAACGAACGAGTTACAAAACATTAGAAACTAGCCTACAGAGGAGGTGTCATTTAAAAGCAGGCACAAACCTTGTTGTCGGCCTCACAGTTTGATTTAACTGAATTTAGTCACCGGAATATGTCAACCAATGGACCCTGCTACAGCCACAGCTCCGATGCAAAACGATTGTGAGACAGAGTAAGTGACTCGGAAGGTAAACAACTGGATACAATCTCCTCCAGCACGCCGCTAGTCTGATGACACGCTAACTAaactttaaaacactgaatgtgtTTATTGCGTCGCTTTCCTCTTTTAAGACACTCATTAGGTAATGTGTAATTACATTACTTAACTGAAATGCTGTGTCATTGTTCCTTAAATCAGTTTGGACATTATGATCTTATATTTGGCGTGTTTTAGATACATG is a window from the Epinephelus fuscoguttatus linkage group LG15, E.fuscoguttatus.final_Chr_v1 genome containing:
- the dad1 gene encoding dolichyl-diphosphooligosaccharide--protein glycosyltransferase subunit DAD1: MSNSVISVISRFLEEYSSTTPNKLKVVDAYLLYILLTGALQFLYCLLVGTFPFNSFLSGFISCVGAFILAVCLRIQINPQNKGDFLSISPERAFADFLFAHTVLHLVVMNFIG